A section of the Humulus lupulus chromosome 2, drHumLupu1.1, whole genome shotgun sequence genome encodes:
- the LOC133815019 gene encoding polyadenylate-binding protein-interacting protein 11-like, with protein MEAVTEEQLAALFVTCEQVLDCRICGDPNLVLHFSFIEFTDEEGARAALSLAGTMLGFYPVRVLSSKTAIAPVNPTFLPRTDDECEMCARTIYCTNIDKKVAQADVKLFFESVCGEVYRLRLLRDYHHSTRIAFVEFVMVSICFNIPTFNILFLYFSIYFEYGVAMFLVLYVLLLQ; from the exons ATGGAAGCG GTCACTGAAGAACAGCTTGCAGCTCTTTTTGTCACTTGTGAACAG GTTCTTGATTGCCGAATTTGTGGTGATCCAAACTTAGTACTTCATTTTTCCTTCATTGAGTTCACTGATGAAG AAGGCGCAAGGGCTGCTTTGAGTCTCGCAGGGACAATGCTTGGATTTTACCCTGTTAGAGTACTGTCCTCTAAGACAGCTATTGCACCAGTTAACCCAACATTTTTGCCAAGG ACTGACGATGAATGTGAGATGTGTGCAAGAACCATTTATTGTACAAATATTGACAAAAAG GTTGCTCAAGCTGATGTTAAACTCTTTTTTGAATCGGTCTGTGGAGAG GTTTATCGCCTAAGGCTGCTTAGGGACTATCATCATTCTACTCGTATTGCCTTTGTTGAGTTTGTAATGGTATCTATCTGTTTCAATATTCCTACATTCAATATTCTATTTTTGT atTTCTCTATTTATTTTGAGTATGGAGTTGCTATGTTTCTTGTTCTT TATGTTTTACTTTTGCAATGA